A window of the Motilibacter rhizosphaerae genome harbors these coding sequences:
- a CDS encoding GNAT family N-acetyltransferase, with translation MAFLDPVTLQGERVVLEPMTLEVVDELAAAVRDGELWRLWYAAVPAPDQMRAAVEDLLAKQSAGAVLPFVQRRRDTGEVVGQTTYLNADRPNRRLEIGSTWLARSTQGTGINAEAKYLLLGNAFEAWDCIAVELRTHWMNEQSRAAIARLGAKQDGVLRSHRIMPDGSLRDTVVFSVLQHEWPAVRNGLLARLSR, from the coding sequence ATGGCCTTCCTCGACCCGGTGACCCTGCAGGGCGAGCGCGTCGTGCTCGAGCCGATGACGCTCGAGGTCGTCGACGAGCTCGCCGCTGCGGTCCGCGACGGCGAGCTCTGGAGGCTCTGGTACGCCGCGGTGCCCGCCCCCGACCAGATGCGCGCCGCCGTGGAAGACCTGCTGGCCAAGCAGTCCGCGGGCGCGGTGCTGCCGTTCGTCCAGCGCCGCAGGGACACCGGCGAGGTCGTGGGGCAGACGACGTACCTCAACGCCGACCGGCCGAACCGCCGGCTGGAGATCGGCAGCACGTGGCTCGCCCGCTCCACGCAGGGCACCGGCATCAACGCCGAGGCGAAGTACCTGCTGCTGGGCAACGCGTTCGAGGCGTGGGACTGCATCGCCGTGGAGCTGCGCACCCACTGGATGAACGAGCAGTCGCGCGCCGCGATCGCCCGGCTCGGCGCGAAGCAGGACGGCGTGCTCCGCAGCCACCGGATCATGCCGGACGGCAGCCTGCGCGACACGGTGGTGTTCTCCGTGCTGCAGCACGAGTGGCCCGCCGTGCGCAACGGGCTGCTCGCCCGGCTGAGCCGCTAG